A genomic window from Purpureocillium takamizusanense chromosome 2, complete sequence includes:
- the VCX1_5 gene encoding Calcium/proton exchanger CAX-like (COG:P~EggNog:ENOG503NU56~TransMembrane:8 (i75-94o100-118i130-150o162-184i196-218o224-244i271-295o310-334i)): protein MDPEPNRVAGERTPLFADEQSSRDYSDVILRQQRPLAYTLFFDPNYTPGKDSDTLVVRSLAHVCHVTKVTLYSDYVNFLLVMVPIGIVAGAVGWSPATVFTLNFFAIIPLAAVLSFATEQIAMKLGESMGGLLNATFGNAVELIVSIVALKDGQIEVVQSSMLGSILSNLLLVMGMCFFLGGLCHRGRTGSGTEQGFSAAVAQTTCSLMTLSSASLVIPAAVALILSRATAIILLVLYILYLIFQLRTHSNLFDAEGQNAAELEAEEQPRLGAISAAAVLVVVTVLVSICAEYLVGSIDDLVDSANISKAFIGLILIPIVGNAAEHVTAVVVALRNKMDLAMGVAMGSSI from the exons ATGGATCCCGAGCCGAACCGCGTCGCTGGAGAACGCACGCCCTTgttcgccgacgagcagtcATCCAGAGACTATAGCGACGTCATTCTGCGTCAGCAGCGACCGCTTGCCTACACACTTTTTTTCGACCCCAACTACACGCCGGGCAAGGATAGTGACACCTTGGTCGTCAGAAGCCTAGCTCACGTTTGCCATGTCACCAAGGTGACACTTTACAGCG ACTATGTGAACTTCCTCCTGGTCATGGTGCCCATAGGCATCGTCGCCGGAGCCGTGGGCTGGAGTCCGGCCACCGTCTTCACGCTCAACTTCTTTGCCATCATCCCTCTCGCCGCTGTCCTATCCTTTGCCACAGAACAAATTGCGATGAAGCTCGGAGAATCTATGGGGGGGCTTTTGAACGCCACTTTTGGTAATGCCGTGGAGCTAATT GTCAGCATCGTTGCCCTCAAAGATGGCCAAATCGAAGTAGTCCAGTCCTCTATGCTTGGCTCTATTCTATCCAATCTTCTCCTCGTCATGGGCATGTGCTTCTTCCTTGGTGGCCTTTGCCATCGCGGCCGGACTGGGAGCGGCACGGAGCAAGGGTTTtctgctgccgttgctcaAACCACATGTTCCCTGATGACGCTGTCGTCTGCTTCCTTGGTCATTCCAGCGGCT GTCGCCCTCATCCTGTCTCGGGCAACGGCAATCatccttcttgtcctctATATTCTGTATCTCATTTTTCAGCTCCGGACGCATAGCAACCTCTTTGACGCTGAGGGCCAGAACGCGGCAGAGCTCGAAGCGGAGGAGCAACCACGACTTGGTGCCATCTCCGCCGCAGCTGTCCTCGTTGTTGTCACCGTTCTCGTGTCCATCTGTGCCGAGTACCTGGTTGGAAGcatcgacgacctggtcgaCAGCGCAAACATTAGCAAGGCCTTCATTGGGTTGATTCTGATACCGATTGTGGGGAATGCCGCTGAGCATGTCACCGCGgtggtcgtcgccctgcgCAACAAAATGGACTTGGCCATGGGCGTTGCCATGGGTTCCTCTATTTAG
- the VCX1_6 gene encoding Calcium/proton exchanger CAX-like (TransMembrane:2 (i7-25o31-50i)~COG:P~EggNog:ENOG503NU56): MSLHFETFETVAFAVSVLVATYTVQDGKSNYLEGAMLLGFYMIIAIAFYATPSDALHKTSVIAG; this comes from the exons ATGAGCCTCCATTTCGAGACCT TCGAAACGGTTGCGTTCGCGGTGTCCGTCTTGGTAGCGACATACACGGTCCAGGATGGCAAGTCCAACTACCTCGAAGGTGCCATGCTTCTAGGTTTCTACATGATCATTGCTATCGCTTTCTACGCTACACCTAGTGACGCGCTTCACAAGACGAGTGTGATTGCGGGCTAA
- a CDS encoding uncharacterized protein (COG:S~EggNog:ENOG503P79W) codes for MAAHTSTHLRSLYRSLLRELPPRPILKVPRSPLHAYLRGIFASSGAPSSPSSSASSPSTSSPITPTAQHHQARAEAEQLVTYLRWQRQYVALIERYNPGLGMDEESVSASPRAVSAWTCPSGTQPAAANRGAEHKADGTACRAAQRVRRGSKAGAGL; via the exons ATGGCCGCACACACGTCTACCCACCTCCGCTCCCTCTACCGCTCCCTCCTCCGTGAACTCCCCCCGCGGCCTATTCTCAAGGTCCCGCGCTCACCGCTTCACGCCTATCTTCGGGGCATATttgccagcagcggcgccccaTCCTCACCCTCATCCTCGgcttcatcgccgtcgacatcatcaccgaTCACACCGACGGCGCAGCACCACCaagcccgcgccgaggccgagcaaCTTGTCACATACCTGCGCTGGCAGCGACAATATGTCGCGCTCATTGAGCGCTACAACCCGGGCCTGGGTATGGATGAGGAGAGCGTGTCCGCCTCACCGCGCGCCGTATCGGCATGGACATGCCCCTCAGGTAcgcagccggcggcagcaaatAGGGGAGCGGAACATAAAGCGGACGGAACGGCCTGTAGAGCGGCCCAAAGAGTTCGTCGAGGCTCGAAAGCTGGCGCCGG ATTATAG
- a CDS encoding uncharacterized protein (COG:S~EggNog:ENOG503P79W), whose translation MAAHTSTHLRSLYRSLLRELPPRPILKVPRSPLHAYLRGIFASSGAPSSPSSSASSPSTSSPITPTAQHHQARAEAEQLVTYLRWQRQYVALIERYNPGLGMDEESVSASPRAVSAWTCPSGTQPAAANRGAEHKADGTACRAAQRVRRGSKAGAGYVTWPNASWVLSISLQRPL comes from the coding sequence ATGGCCGCACACACGTCTACCCACCTCCGCTCCCTCTACCGCTCCCTCCTCCGTGAACTCCCCCCGCGGCCTATTCTCAAGGTCCCGCGCTCACCGCTTCACGCCTATCTTCGGGGCATATttgccagcagcggcgccccaTCCTCACCCTCATCCTCGgcttcatcgccgtcgacatcatcaccgaTCACACCGACGGCGCAGCACCACCaagcccgcgccgaggccgagcaaCTTGTCACATACCTGCGCTGGCAGCGACAATATGTCGCGCTCATTGAGCGCTACAACCCGGGCCTGGGTATGGATGAGGAGAGCGTGTCCGCCTCACCGCGCGCCGTATCGGCATGGACATGCCCCTCAGGTAcgcagccggcggcagcaaatAGGGGAGCGGAACATAAAGCGGACGGAACGGCCTGTAGAGCGGCCCAAAGAGTTCGTCGAGGCTCGAAAGCTGGCGCCGGGTATGTAACGTGGCCCAATGCTTCGTGGGTCTTGTCGATTAGTCTGCAACGCCCGCTGTAA